Proteins from a genomic interval of Bdellovibrio sp. GT3:
- a CDS encoding metallophosphoesterase family protein, producing MKRVLHISDLHFGRIHPPAIKSLELFLSNDSLKLDLIIMTGDWTQRARSSQYQAAAEFIKKMPVPIITIPGNHDIPLYNFMSRLLRPLANYNKYIRKLTKDCYEDSELAVVGFRTATAIRSVEGRLLKSDILRAEKIFKAASPQALRIIACHHPLFVPNHGAEIRPKKLIPKLFDLRPHVILSGHSHLNWIELVNPGTDQEILHISAGSATSNRLRGEENNFHVLEVDGKSLKIETYFLGETGFITREDHVARNIQFHRGGNIEIQKKTSG from the coding sequence ATGAAGCGAGTGTTACACATTTCTGATCTTCACTTTGGCCGAATCCATCCTCCTGCAATCAAATCGCTGGAACTATTTTTAAGTAACGATTCACTTAAGCTGGATTTGATCATTATGACAGGTGACTGGACTCAGCGGGCTCGCAGCAGTCAATATCAGGCAGCGGCAGAGTTCATAAAGAAAATGCCCGTTCCAATCATAACGATTCCCGGTAATCACGATATCCCTCTGTATAATTTCATGTCACGCCTTCTTCGCCCGTTAGCAAATTATAACAAATATATAAGAAAACTAACCAAGGATTGCTACGAGGATTCTGAACTCGCTGTGGTGGGCTTTCGCACAGCCACGGCGATTCGTTCTGTTGAAGGACGACTTCTAAAATCAGATATTCTGCGAGCCGAAAAGATTTTTAAGGCCGCTTCTCCCCAAGCCTTGCGAATCATTGCGTGCCATCATCCCCTCTTCGTTCCAAATCATGGCGCAGAAATTCGTCCAAAAAAGTTGATCCCCAAATTATTTGATTTGCGTCCACATGTGATTCTAAGCGGGCACTCGCATTTAAATTGGATCGAATTGGTAAACCCCGGCACAGATCAGGAAATCTTGCATATATCAGCAGGAAGTGCGACCTCGAACCGACTTCGAGGGGAAGAAAACAATTTTCATGTCTTGGAAGTCGACGGAAAGTCGTTGAAAATCGAAACCTATTTTTTAGGTGAAACTGGCTTTATCACCCGTGAGGACCATGTGGCTCGTAATATTCAGTTTCACCGTGGCGGAAATATTGAAATACAAAAAAAGACCTCTGGGTAA
- a CDS encoding alpha/beta hydrolase, with protein sequence MIYTVPICILMLFIPSAAFAQIDMALVAQDFKLTFAFVGSPDESTAWKTTGTDFLYMKNESRPEIRKMAQVDCELIDGKSILKLSYPYSRPNEQIVGLTRPFTEIGDLSCENYLDSKKKLLTNASPTQLDITDQQLMKLVNKGLYKNIEKMGTMSFQHGHITDEVYVFLPGLYMSGNQFLLEARQKFNQGANVILTTLPGHERQSIDSRENSVGVWLAYSDYIVKMAARFYGKKVVLVGQSTGGLLAVRTAKNNKVDGLILHQPFFAVSKGVKAALAIGNLLPESLLNFSFEKYNLNEALKVAIEDQKLLEIPYENIPSDIPVTVFVADDDSVVSTKATLEWAKRYAPHAIIHHHSDGHMSISDF encoded by the coding sequence ATGATCTACACAGTACCAATTTGCATTCTTATGTTATTCATTCCCTCAGCCGCCTTTGCTCAGATCGATATGGCACTTGTGGCTCAGGATTTTAAACTCACTTTTGCGTTTGTAGGCTCGCCTGATGAATCCACTGCCTGGAAGACTACCGGGACCGACTTTCTTTATATGAAAAATGAAAGCCGTCCAGAAATTCGAAAAATGGCACAGGTCGACTGCGAACTAATCGACGGCAAATCTATTCTTAAACTCAGTTACCCCTATTCTCGGCCAAACGAGCAGATCGTAGGGCTCACTCGCCCATTCACCGAAATCGGCGACCTCTCCTGTGAAAACTATTTGGATTCAAAGAAAAAACTGCTGACGAATGCATCCCCAACTCAACTCGACATCACGGACCAGCAGCTCATGAAGCTGGTCAATAAAGGTCTTTATAAAAATATTGAAAAAATGGGAACGATGAGTTTTCAGCATGGGCACATCACTGACGAGGTCTATGTTTTTCTGCCGGGCCTATACATGTCAGGAAATCAATTCTTACTTGAAGCGCGACAGAAGTTCAATCAAGGTGCGAACGTCATTCTGACGACACTGCCTGGGCATGAACGTCAGTCTATTGACTCCCGGGAAAACTCAGTCGGCGTCTGGCTCGCCTACTCTGATTACATCGTTAAGATGGCAGCCAGATTCTACGGCAAAAAAGTAGTCCTCGTCGGCCAATCCACGGGAGGTCTCCTTGCCGTTCGCACGGCCAAAAACAACAAAGTTGATGGATTGATTCTCCATCAACCGTTCTTTGCTGTTAGCAAGGGCGTGAAAGCGGCTCTGGCTATTGGAAATTTATTGCCAGAGTCCTTATTAAATTTCTCTTTTGAAAAATACAACTTGAACGAAGCTTTAAAGGTCGCAATAGAAGATCAAAAACTTCTGGAGATTCCCTACGAGAACATTCCGTCTGACATTCCTGTCACGGTTTTTGTGGCCGACGACGATTCCGTCGTTTCCACCAAAGCGACCCTTGAGTGGGCAAAACGATATGCTCCGCACGCAATCATTCATCATCACTCCGATGGGCACATGAGTATTAGCGATTTTTAG
- a CDS encoding TIGR02147 family protein, with translation MKLDQSFHYKYLADEFARRSNANPHYSLRSFARDLEVTPSWLSDFLSNKKGMAPKTAERLSVLLGMALTESRVFILSSKAFHSRSEKDRKAATLELASFKQTKSYKMRPKDFSATGTWYHQAILELTEVEGFSHHEYELMERLRLPQATIRRAIQDLIAAELLKIEDGKMKPCFPETESTMDISSIAIRNFHEQVLNKGIKALHEQTVTHREFGSTTFAFDDSKIDEAKKALRKFQKQFADDFYTKSANKNSVYQFSVQFFRIDRKKGMS, from the coding sequence ATGAAACTGGATCAGTCCTTTCACTATAAATATTTGGCAGACGAATTCGCGCGCCGCTCGAACGCGAATCCCCATTATTCCCTTAGATCATTTGCTCGCGATCTTGAAGTTACCCCTTCATGGCTCTCTGACTTTCTTTCCAATAAAAAAGGTATGGCTCCAAAGACGGCAGAGCGATTGAGCGTCTTACTGGGAATGGCTTTGACAGAAAGCCGGGTGTTTATTCTGAGTTCTAAGGCATTTCATTCCCGCAGCGAGAAAGATCGCAAGGCTGCGACCCTAGAGTTGGCATCTTTTAAGCAAACCAAGTCCTACAAAATGCGCCCTAAGGATTTTTCAGCGACAGGCACCTGGTACCATCAGGCAATTCTTGAGCTGACGGAAGTCGAAGGGTTTTCCCATCATGAATATGAGCTTATGGAGCGTTTGCGCCTGCCTCAGGCAACGATTCGCCGGGCGATTCAGGATTTGATAGCTGCCGAGTTACTAAAAATCGAAGACGGAAAAATGAAGCCGTGCTTTCCTGAAACAGAAAGCACAATGGACATCTCCTCGATAGCTATTCGTAATTTCCATGAGCAGGTTTTAAACAAGGGAATCAAAGCTTTGCATGAACAAACTGTCACCCATCGGGAATTTGGCAGCACTACTTTCGCATTTGACGACAGCAAAATAGACGAAGCAAAAAAAGCATTAAGAAAGTTTCAAAAGCAATTCGCGGACGATTTTTATACAAAATCCGCAAACAAGAACAGTGTCTATCAATTTTCAGTTCAGTTTTTTAGAATCGACCGTAAAAAAGGAATGTCATGA